The following is a genomic window from Hydrogenobaculum sp. Y04AAS1.
TAAAAAATGAGTTCGGAGTTTTAGTGCCACCAAAAGACGTAGACGCTTTAGCAAATGCTATGATAGAAATGCTTGAGAATAAAGAAAAACAAAAACATTACTCTATTATGTCTAAGAAAAGAGTTTTGGATTACGATTGTAAAAGCTATGCAAAAACGTTGATATCTTTGAAAATGCTCTAACGTATTATAATATTTACAATAATTTTTAGGGGGTGATTATGAAAGTTTGTATCATAGGAGGCGGTATAGGGGCTTACAATGTTACCGAGGAGCTCGTAAAACAAGGAAATGTAGATATACATATCTTCTCAGAAGAAAAGTTTTTGCCCTACAACAAGATATATATACTTGATGTACTAAGCGGTAAAAAGACCTTTGAGCAAATACTTTTAAAAGATGAAGCTTGGTATAAAGAACATGGTGTTGAGGTTTTATTAAATACCAAAATAACTAAAATTTA
Proteins encoded in this region:
- a CDS encoding glycosyltransferase, producing the protein MPGGPKEIIKNEFGVLVPPKDVDALANAMIEMLENKEKQKHYSIMSKKRVLDYDCKSYAKTLISLKML